ACCCCGGACTCGTTCCGGGGTCCATCGCGCCGCGTACTCGATAGTCCGAGATGTGCGGCACCATGGATGCCGGAACAAGTCCGGCATGACGTATTATGCGGTCCGGCTCGCCTTTTCGTCATGGCCCGAGACACCCTCGCGGCGTTCCAGTTCGGCGCGCACGTCGTCCAGGCTCAGCCCGGCATCGGCGAGCAGCACCGCGAGGTGGAACAGCAGGTCCGCCGCCTCGGGCACGATGCTCGCCGCATCGCCGGAACACGCCGCGATGACCGTCTCGACCGCTTCCTCACCGACCTTCTGCGCGATCTTGGCGCGACCCCTGGCGAACAGGCTGGCGGTGTAGGAGGCGTCGGCGGGGGCGTCGCGGCGCGCGCGGATCGTCGCCTCGAGGCGGTCTAGGATGGGATCGGCCATGCCCGTCTGCTGGCGCAGCGCCGGGGGCGGGTCAATCCTTCTTGGGGTGCTCGCGCGCGACCCGGGCTTTCGCGAACCGCCGCCGCAGTGCCCGGCGGACGACCACCACCGCACCGATCGCGACGACGAACAGCGTGATGTCGGACAGTTCGGGGGCGGTGCGCGGATGGACCGTGCCGCTATGCCCGGACGCGGCGGCGAGAAGGGGGAGGGATGTCACGCCGCGACCCTAGCGCGCCGGCGTCGCGGACGGAAGCACGGGCCGTTCCTGGACGCCCGGTCGGAACGGACCGCGACGTTCCGCAGTTGCGTTCACTATGCTGCACCTGCGAAGGCCCGTTGATGACGTCTGATCTAACCCGCTCCATCAATCCCAAGCTCGCGCTGCTGGCCCTCGCGGTCGGCGGCTTCGCGATCGGGACGACCGAATTCGCCGCGATGAGCCTGTTGCCGCAATTCTCCGCAGGGCTCGGCATCGACGAGCCCACCGCCGGCCACGTCATCAGCGCCTATGCGCTGGGCGTGGTGGTCGGCGCGCCGACGATCGCGGTGCTGGCGGCGCGGATCGAGCGGCGGACGCTGCTGGTCGCGCTGATGGCGGTGTTCGGGATCGCCAACGGGCTGTCGGCGATGGCGCCGACCTATCACTGGATGCTCGCCTTCCGCTTTCTCAGCGGACTGCCGCACGGCGCGTTCTTCGGCGTCGGCGCGCTGGTCGCGGCGTCGATGGTGCCACACGCGGAGCGGTCGCGCGCGGTGTCGCGGATGATGCTCGGTCTGACCACCGCGACGATCCTCGGCGTGCCGCTCGCCAACGGGATCGGCCAGTGGATCGGCTGGCGCTGGGGGTTCGGGCTGGTCGCGATCCTCGCGGTGGCGACGATCGGCATGCTGCTGCGGTTCGCACCGATCCTGCGGCCGGCCGACGGTGCGACCCCGCTCGGCGAGCTCGCGGCGCTGCGCAAGGGACAGGTCTGGCTGACGCTGCTGGTCGGCGCGATCGGCTTTGGCGGGATCTTCTGCGTCTACACCTATCTCGCCTCGACGCTGACCGAGGTGACGGGCGTGTCGCCCGCGTTCACGCCGGTGGCGTTCGCGCTGTTCGGCGTGGGCATGACGATCGGCACGCTGGTCTGCGCGAAGGCCGCGGACGTCGCGCTGATGCCGGCGGCGGGCGCGACCTTGCTGTTCGGGGCTGCAGCACTCGCGCTCTATTCGGTAGCTGCACCGCAGCTCTGGACGATGTTGCCGGTGATCGTGCTGATCGGTTGCGGCGGCGGGCTGGGGACGATCCTGCAGACGCGGCTGATGGACGTGGCGGGCGAGGCGCAGACGCTGGCCGCGGCGCTCAACCATTCGGCGTTCAATACCGCCAATGCGCTCGGGCCTTGGCTCGGCGGGCTGGCGATCGCGGCGGGGTATGGCTGGACCTCGACCGGATGGGTCGGGATGGCGCTGGCGCTGGGTGGCCTGGCGGTCTGGGCGGTGTCGTGGGGGCTCGAGCGGCGGGGGGCGGTTAAAGCGCCCGCTCGTCCTGTCATGGAGCGGGTGTAACCTCGCTCAATCGTCACCCCAGCGAAGGCTGGGGTCTCCCGCGGAGGCTGTACCGCGCCTGCCTCGGGAGATCCCAGCCTTCGCTGGGATGACGATGTCTTACCGAGCGGTCAGCGCTCGATGTTGCGCTTTGCCAGTTCCT
This sequence is a window from Sphingomonas ginsenosidivorax. Protein-coding genes within it:
- a CDS encoding phosphoribosyl-ATP diphosphatase, with translation MADPILDRLEATIRARRDAPADASYTASLFARGRAKIAQKVGEEAVETVIAACSGDAASIVPEAADLLFHLAVLLADAGLSLDDVRAELERREGVSGHDEKASRTA
- a CDS encoding MFS transporter, translated to MTSDLTRSINPKLALLALAVGGFAIGTTEFAAMSLLPQFSAGLGIDEPTAGHVISAYALGVVVGAPTIAVLAARIERRTLLVALMAVFGIANGLSAMAPTYHWMLAFRFLSGLPHGAFFGVGALVAASMVPHAERSRAVSRMMLGLTTATILGVPLANGIGQWIGWRWGFGLVAILAVATIGMLLRFAPILRPADGATPLGELAALRKGQVWLTLLVGAIGFGGIFCVYTYLASTLTEVTGVSPAFTPVAFALFGVGMTIGTLVCAKAADVALMPAAGATLLFGAAALALYSVAAPQLWTMLPVIVLIGCGGGLGTILQTRLMDVAGEAQTLAAALNHSAFNTANALGPWLGGLAIAAGYGWTSTGWVGMALALGGLAVWAVSWGLERRGAVKAPARPVMERV